The following are encoded together in the Terriglobales bacterium genome:
- a CDS encoding RsmE family RNA methyltransferase, translating to MTRRRWIADEVSGDEAVLTGRNAEHLSRVLRARIGQQFEVATGDGVRLGEIVEIQPERVVFSLNPAQISELDKNTLIVHLYLAIFKFDRFEWAVEKCTELGVTEIVPVIAARTDAHLASAAKKRVERWQRIAHEASQQSRRDRPPEICNPEKLSKLIEAPPGRRIVLSVAERGQTLLSLVNNSHEFSLAVGPEGGWTSSELDLFQSNDWSPASLGSTILRAETAATAALAITQGALRPSVSET from the coding sequence ATGACCCGACGCCGCTGGATTGCCGACGAAGTCTCCGGCGATGAAGCCGTTCTCACCGGCCGCAATGCCGAGCACCTGAGCCGCGTTCTACGTGCTCGCATCGGACAGCAGTTTGAGGTCGCCACTGGAGACGGAGTCCGGTTAGGCGAGATCGTCGAGATCCAACCCGAGCGGGTGGTGTTCTCCCTCAATCCGGCCCAGATATCCGAGCTGGATAAAAACACGCTGATAGTCCATCTCTACCTGGCCATTTTCAAATTCGATCGTTTCGAATGGGCGGTAGAGAAATGCACCGAATTGGGAGTCACAGAGATTGTTCCAGTAATCGCTGCCCGAACAGACGCGCACCTCGCGAGCGCAGCGAAAAAACGAGTCGAGCGCTGGCAACGTATCGCACACGAAGCCTCCCAGCAATCCCGCCGCGACCGCCCTCCTGAAATTTGCAATCCAGAGAAGCTGAGCAAATTGATAGAGGCTCCTCCTGGCCGGCGAATTGTCTTATCCGTGGCGGAGCGGGGACAAACCCTGCTCTCCCTGGTCAACAATTCCCACGAGTTCTCCTTGGCGGTAGGTCCCGAAGGGGGCTGGACTAGTTCGGAACTGGACTTATTTCAGAGCAATGACTGGTCGCCTGCTTCACTGGGAAGCACGATCCTGCGCGCGGAGACGGCTGCCACTGCAGCTCTCGCCATTACGCAAGGAGCCCTCCGGCCATCCGTGAGCGAGACCTGA
- the dnaJ gene encoding molecular chaperone DnaJ — protein MKRDYYEVLGVSRTCTDQELKSAYRKLAMQYHPDRNPGDQAAEEKFKEASEAYSVLSDENKRAQYDRFGHAGMGGAGFGGFDASAFQDLSEIFGDIFGFGDAFGGGRRRSRAQRGADLRADITIELKDAIFGKTTEIPVRKSETCEACHGTGGAQGKQPTTCSACGGRGQLRYQQGFFSVARTCGTCGGTGQIITDPCKTCRGEGRVIRQHTMKVEVPAGVEDGTRIRYQGEGEAGAFGGPAGDLYVVLNIEEDSFYARDGNNLHCMVSISMPEAALGTEVSVPTFEGEYKLKIPAGTQSGQQIPIRNKGVPVLRGRGRGDLIVHVEVQIPKKLSQRQRELLEELASIIEVDDKHDKKNFFERMKARIQS, from the coding sequence TGTAAGCCGGACGTGTACGGATCAGGAGCTCAAGAGCGCATACCGCAAACTCGCCATGCAGTATCACCCGGATCGCAATCCAGGCGATCAGGCGGCCGAAGAAAAATTCAAGGAAGCCAGCGAGGCGTATAGCGTCCTTTCAGATGAGAACAAGCGCGCGCAGTACGACCGCTTTGGCCACGCCGGCATGGGCGGCGCTGGATTCGGCGGCTTCGATGCCTCCGCGTTCCAGGACCTCAGTGAGATTTTCGGCGACATCTTCGGATTCGGAGACGCCTTTGGCGGCGGACGTCGTCGCAGCCGCGCGCAACGCGGAGCGGATCTGCGCGCCGACATCACCATCGAACTGAAAGACGCAATCTTCGGCAAGACCACAGAAATTCCCGTGCGCAAGTCGGAAACCTGCGAGGCGTGCCACGGAACGGGGGGCGCGCAAGGTAAGCAGCCGACAACGTGCAGCGCGTGCGGCGGACGCGGACAACTTCGCTACCAGCAGGGCTTCTTCAGCGTCGCCCGCACCTGCGGCACCTGCGGCGGCACAGGCCAGATCATTACCGATCCCTGCAAGACCTGCCGCGGCGAAGGACGCGTGATCCGCCAGCACACGATGAAGGTCGAGGTTCCGGCTGGTGTCGAAGACGGCACTCGGATTCGCTATCAAGGCGAAGGCGAAGCCGGTGCATTCGGCGGGCCTGCAGGCGATCTCTACGTTGTCCTCAACATCGAGGAAGATTCTTTCTACGCACGCGATGGCAATAACCTGCACTGCATGGTTTCGATTTCTATGCCAGAGGCTGCCCTGGGAACCGAAGTCTCAGTCCCGACCTTTGAAGGCGAGTACAAGCTAAAGATTCCCGCAGGCACGCAGAGCGGCCAGCAAATCCCCATTCGGAACAAAGGCGTTCCCGTTCTACGTGGACGTGGACGCGGCGATCTCATCGTCCATGTCGAAGTGCAGATTCCGAAGAAGCTCTCTCAACGCCAGCGCGAACTGCTCGAAGAACTTGCGTCGATCATTGAAGTCGACGACAAGCACGATAAGAAGAACTTTTTCGAGCGCATGAAGGCTCGCATCCAGTCCTAA